Genomic DNA from uncultured Methanospirillum sp.:
TTATTAGATAGGAGAAAATTTCAACCCCATTACTCCTGAAATAATCACTACAATGCAGATGATACGGAGGGGATCAACTGATTCATGAAACAGAATAATGCCAAGAATAACTGCTCCGACTGCCCCGATTCCGGTCCAGACAGCATACGCTGATCCCACGGGGAGGCCAACCATGGCTGTGGATAAGAGACCAAAGCTGATGATCATGAGCACGAGGGTTACAATTGAGGGAGTGAACTTCGAGAATCCTTCAGAATGTTTCATTGATATTGCCCATCCAGATTCCAGGATTCCGGCTACAAAAAGAAAAAGCCACGGTGATACTGACACCAATGAGTGTTTCTTGTAGAATCAGATAAATATTATGTGTTTTTTCCACATGTCATCATACTACCGGTATGAACACATTCTAACCAGAAGGATACCTCTTTCTCATCAGGACCGTCCATAACGTACCCATGCCAAAAAGATCACCCTCCTTCATATCCTTCATACTCCGAAATTCAACAATCTCAAAGTGATCCTCCAGGATCGTTTTGAGTTTATGTTCTGAATATCCCATCCCTCCATGCATGGATCTTTCGTAGTACACATCATAATCAGAGATATCTGCCCCTCCATTCTGGGTAAAGCATGTCAGACCAAAATACCCATCCGGTTTCAGGAGATCTGAAACAAGAGACAGATACTGGTTTCTTCGATGGGGTTTGATGTGATGAAGACACCCACTGTCATACACGTAATCATAAGGGGTAGACGGGGCATGATAGTCAAAGATAGAATTACAGATGAAATTCACATTAACGTGCTCTGCTTTTGCATTATCTACTCCCATGTTGATGGATGTCCGGGAGAAGTCTATCGCATCAACGGTAAAACCGCATTTCGCAAGATAGATAGCATTTCTTCCCATTCCGCACCCAATGTCGAGAATTCTTCCCCTGATAAAGATATTCTGCAGGATATATGAGTGAAGGTTTTCATCAGGAATACTTCGGAAAAATGGAACCGGTTTGGTTGTATCAGCATAGAAGGTATCCCACCAGTCAGCATCCCGCTTCTGCAGCAGATCATCCAGCATCTGATACACGTCATTTTCCGATCTGATTATGAGAGAATCAATAACTGATTCCATGTAATCTCACATAATAATCAATGTCTTGTCAGAAATACATGCTGAAAATGAGATAGTGAACTCGTGTTAAGATAATTACTGTGATAAGGAATCCGAACATTCGTTGCTGAAGGATTTGCAACCCTTTCTTATACAATCTCAAGAGGTGGTAGTGGCTCACATTGTGTCCAGGATGAGGAAGTTCACCATCCGATCTACCAGAATGTTACCTGAATGAGGTTGTTACAGATCGAGTGCTTTTCTATATTTCAATTAAATTTACTCACACTAATTAATATCATAACCCAGTATATATTTTTAAACTTACATCCCGAACAATAGTACTGATGCTGATCAATTTTTGTGAAAATATTCTTACACTCTCCGTATTTAGAATATTTCATAAAAAATTAATCAGGTTATCTGGTGCAAATTAGAATCCAAATGGTCTCATCTTGCATCATGTTCGGATCATCATCAAATAGGAAATAGATAGGGGTATCTGATGATACTAAAGAAAGAACTTCAATTCACAAAATTTGTTTTCATTGCGTTGTTACTGACCGGAATGGTCTTTATTTCTTCAACCTTTGCAGATAATACGGGTTCTACGACTTCTGCACAAGGTGCGACACAGACAATTACCGATATGGCAGGAAATGTCGTTACAATTCCTGCAGATATTGAACGTCTTGCAGACCTCTGGCATGCACATAACGAAGTTGTTTTGATGCTTGGAGCGGGAGACAAACTTGTTGCTACAACATCAACTATTAAGGCATTACCTTTCTTTAAAAAGGTATATCAAAGGATTGATGACATTCCTGCAGCTCAAACCGGAACTGGTGCTGGTGATATCTCTATGGAAACACTTGTTTCCACAAAGCCGGATGTTGTAGTCTTGTCTTCTGCAACAAACGAGACTCTGGATAAACTCAGAGAAGCAGGCATTCCAACAGTAATTATAATGTTTACAAACTTTGATGATCTTAAAAAAGCATTCAAGCTTTCAGGATCCATGCTTGGTGACTCTGAAAAACAGAAAGCAGATGAGTATATCTCATATCTTGACTCAAAATTATCCTCAATAAAGGATATCAGTTCAAAAATTCCAGCCGATAAAAAACTGAGCGTAATTCACATTCAAAGCCTCGATCCATTAAAGATAGACGGAAGCAATACCATCATTGATTCATGGATCAATGTTGCAGGTGGCATTAACGCTGCTGCAAAAGAAGTAAAAGGAAACATGCAACAGGTAACATTTGAACAGATACAGTCCTATGACCCCGATGTAATCATCATCGGCGGCACCATGAAGGATAAAGATACCATTAAGAACGATCCAAAATGGCAGGCCTTAAAAGCTGTTAAAAATGATAAGGTTTACGTAAACCCGAAAGGGGTATTCTCCTGGGATCGATACGGTGCAGAAGAAGCACTTCAGATTCAGTGGGCTGCGAAAACCCTGTATCCAGATCTCTTTACAAACATTAACATAAAAGAAGAACTCAAAACGTTCTACAAAGATTACTTCGACTATTCGCTCACTGATGATGATATCGAGAGTATTTTAAACCCAACAGCGTAATCGAACATACATTTCCCTTTTTTCCTCGATTTTTTAAATACCATTTTACAACTGTTGAGATAATCTGCAGATTTAATAAAACCAAGTATCTGGAACAGCAGAGAGTTCTCATATGTAACTTTGTCTTAGTATAAGGCGGCTGAATAGTTACTATAATTGATATAATGGTAAAGAGGGATCTAAATTATAGATTAATATTGAGTGCCTTTCTCATCGTGTCAGCATTCATTCCGGGGGTGAGTCTTCCACCATATAATAATCTAATCGCATCTTTATCCAATTCAGACAATGTAACAGATGAATTAGCTTGTGAATAGAAGAAACTTGTCGGTTCTGAAGATGTCTCACCATGGATACCCATGTTCCAGTAAAGGGCTTTGAGGACATAGTATTGGCGTTCTTTTCCCTCAAGTCCATTCCAGAGATATACATATTCAGGTCCGATGATACCTATTAAGACTCCGTTTTTATCTTTGAAAACCTCTTCATTTGAAGATTTGAACTTATCCTTCCTGTAGTCATCAAGTATTTCTCGTGATGTGAATGTGATTCGATAGTAATGATATGGGACCGTTACATAATTATCTTTTAAATCTCCTCTCAACACGGATTCATCCTCAAACTGTG
This window encodes:
- a CDS encoding multidrug efflux SMR transporter, whose translation is MSVSPWLFLFVAGILESGWAISMKHSEGFSKFTPSIVTLVLMIISFGLLSTAMVGLPVGSAYAVWTGIGAVGAVILGIILFHESVDPLRIICIVVIISGVMGLKFSPI
- a CDS encoding class I SAM-dependent methyltransferase gives rise to the protein MESVIDSLIIRSENDVYQMLDDLLQKRDADWWDTFYADTTKPVPFFRSIPDENLHSYILQNIFIRGRILDIGCGMGRNAIYLAKCGFTVDAIDFSRTSINMGVDNAKAEHVNVNFICNSIFDYHAPSTPYDYVYDSGCLHHIKPHRRNQYLSLVSDLLKPDGYFGLTCFTQNGGADISDYDVYYERSMHGGMGYSEHKLKTILEDHFEIVEFRSMKDMKEGDLFGMGTLWTVLMRKRYPSG
- a CDS encoding ABC transporter substrate-binding protein, producing the protein MILKKELQFTKFVFIALLLTGMVFISSTFADNTGSTTSAQGATQTITDMAGNVVTIPADIERLADLWHAHNEVVLMLGAGDKLVATTSTIKALPFFKKVYQRIDDIPAAQTGTGAGDISMETLVSTKPDVVVLSSATNETLDKLREAGIPTVIIMFTNFDDLKKAFKLSGSMLGDSEKQKADEYISYLDSKLSSIKDISSKIPADKKLSVIHIQSLDPLKIDGSNTIIDSWINVAGGINAAAKEVKGNMQQVTFEQIQSYDPDVIIIGGTMKDKDTIKNDPKWQALKAVKNDKVYVNPKGVFSWDRYGAEEALQIQWAAKTLYPDLFTNINIKEELKTFYKDYFDYSLTDDDIESILNPTA